Genomic DNA from Eptesicus fuscus isolate TK198812 chromosome 18, DD_ASM_mEF_20220401, whole genome shotgun sequence:
ACATTTGGAAAAAGGAACATCCCTTTCTCCCAGCTGGGCCTTTAACCATaagcacatatatacacacatgtatgtgaCCCAACCAGGGATCTCTGAATTTCTGCAGCAATCCAAAGAGAGGTCTTTTAGAACTCCAAGTTTTCTCTTCAGGGTCTCAAGCTGGTAATGCCTTTAGGCTTCTCACACTCATCCCGGGTCTGGAGCTGTGGCCCCATGCAAAAACACATCAAACATAGGGACAGGAGCCCTATGTATTGCAGAAAGCAATCTGGTTTCTCTGCTTCATTAAACACAGCCTGGGACAGAGCTCACTGCTTATAATAAGCCGTTAGTAGGTGGTGGATGATACAGGAAGAGCAGGTAGTTGGGAGGTAGAGTTGGTTCCTATGTCACTACTTAGCTATTTAACCAGGCTGCTGGCTGACCCTCAGCCAAGTTCATATGCTCTTCAGGCTTTGCTTGGCTTCATGCTGGGCACAGTGCTAGCACCATTCCTCTTCAGGCATGGACAGTGCTGTGCTAGCAACCCTGCACCCCTAAAGATGTCTAATGCGGGAGCAGAGATCAAGGTGACACGGAGCTGGGCCACTTACTAACCGGCCTGGGGGGCATATTAGCTTGGAGCACTGGTACTgcctcttcccagcctccagcctccagcactgTAGCTAATGAGAGATTAATGATGGTCCAGAAATGCAGCTCAATCAGAAGCTGTTGCAATGGCAGCTAATAATGCAAAAAGGCCACGGATTCCTCATGAAGGGTATGGGTTAGGGCTGGGTACGAAGCAGTACCCCCACAGAAGTTTCTTCCCAACCTGACACCTACTTCTTCACTTTGAACAAAGCTTTACCAATTTCCTTTATAGGGAAGTCCTACTTTAAAAGAGATACTGTGGAATTTGGAGCACATGAAACCCAGAGAATTCACATTATGAGAGGAATTTTGGCTGCCACAGATAGCTTTACTAAAGGGTTTCTTTCCATACAGTTCCTCTACTGCATTAAAAAGCTGATTGGCTGTTGTTACCTAAGAGAGGCAGGGCAGCTAATGACAGGATCCCTCAGGCACTTTAAGATAAAAGAgactaaattaattttaatgttaatgGAAATACATAATTAGAATGCTCCAAATCTGAATAATCTAGTATTTCAAAATAGGCATCAAATCCAGAACCCTGTCGCCTGGCCAGTCCAGGCAGGCTCCAAGTGGGCATTCCCAGAATAGCCCGGCAGAGTCACCAAACACCTCACATCAGCCCACCTCACGCCTTTCTAAGGCTGTGTGTCCCACTTTGGTCCAGCTGTCCCAGCGTCAACCAGGCCCTGGCACACAGGGCTGAGAAGCCAGAGGACATTCCAACCCTTCTCAGCCTCTGAGGGAGGGGCCTTGGTTGCTATCCTGGACTGGCCATTTGAGTCTGAGTCGCCCAGTCAAGCGGAGAACCACCATTGAGACTCAGGGAAATAATCCCAAGATTTGAAAGGAGGCTCTATGggcaggaagaagggaaaaataaaaagctaagtgtAGGAAGAGGTGATGGATTTCTGCCTCAGCAGGGGAGCCCCCAGCAGCTGGACAGTTAAGACCAgggcagagccctagctggtttggctcagtggatagagcatgggctgtggactgaagggtctcaggttcaattccaatcaagggcacatgcctgggttgtgggctcgatcccaagtaggcagccgccaatcaatgattctcatcattgatgtttctacctctctctccctcttccttcctctctgaaatcaataaaaatatattctttaaaaaaaaaaaaaaaaaagactggggcAGGGCCTCAGAGGTCAAGACCAATCTTCCTGTCCCCTTTCCAGTTGTCCAGCAATGCTGCTGGACAGAAAGAAGGCAGAGGTGATGAGCAAGAACTCCAGCCCAGAACAGGGAGGGTCACACAGAGCTGCAGCAGCTCTGGACCTGCCCCAGGAAACCTGGGCATGCAGACAAAGGTGCATGGCAGTGGGCATACATAGAGGATGTGAACAAGCACAGGTATGCTTGCTCAGCGCCCTCCAACTCTCCCGTGCGGTCAGAGAGGTTGTGGTTTGTTTAACAGATTCAGCTACAGCACAGGCAGACATGTTAGTGCTCCAAGCTGAAGGGCTCACCTTCAGAGATGAATGCCTAAGACCCATCTGAAGCTTTACTGCCGATCTGCTCTGCTTACGTGGGGAGGGGCTCTTCCCTATCACCGGCTTTCGCCCACAAAGAAAAACGAGAGGATGGTGATGAGAGGGGAGTTCCAGAAGTTTTGGGTTTTCCTTGTTAATATGCTTGTGACTTTGGAGCGCCTCGTTTCCTCCTTGATATATAGGCCTATTACAATAAAGGCCTAAAACTAGGCAGACTAGGCTCAAATCCAGGGTGGACTTCAATGCTTAGTCtccttagttattttttattttctaaagtttatttactgattgatttttcttttttgtaaatatatatacatatattttatttcagagaggaagggagagaaagatagaaacaccaatgaagagaatcattgattggctgcctcctgcacactccctacaggggattgagcctgcaacccaggcatgtgtcctgaccaggaatcaaatcatgacctcctggttcataggtcgacactcaaccactgagccacactgaccgggcaAAACTTAAGATATTTCTGAAATGCCCATTTCTCCCTAGAATTTATTAAGGACCTCCTAAGTCCCACACTGCTTTGTTTTCTCCTAAAGGGTCAGACATTCTTAAGGCTTTAGAAAACAAAGCAATCCACAGAATTCTTTCCCTGGGATATGACATGGAAAAAGAGGTATGGAGTCAGCTCAGAAATGCTTTTCCCAAGTGTCAGACCATCCCTCAAACCTAAGCCCTGCCTGTTCCCAGCTTTAATCTGATCTAGGAGACAACATTTCTGCAGCAAATCCAGACACACCTGTCTATCGTGGCTGAGTGGCTCCCGTTCCAGGTATGCAGTCTCCTGAAGTTTGCCCCAGCCTCACATGTCTAGCCCGCTCCCTATTATCTGTTCTCCTCACTGCTCCACCAATTCAGACATAGAACGTGAGAGCCAGAAGAGACTCAGGATCTAGATCCATCTCTTTCATGAGAATGTGAGGTCcacagggaagggagtggggtagTGGGCTGAGACCTGCCAAAGGCAACAGGTGAAggcagccccgcctctgcccatCTCATCACAACCACTAAGCCTTCTGAATTCCCCACCTGCCAGGGTTCCGGGAAGGAGTCTCAAGCCACTCTACAAAACAGCTCTTGCTCTGTACCCAAACATCAACCCATCCTCCGGTGAGTTGGTCTCCAAGGTTGTCAATTCCCCCTAGCCTCCTAGGTACACCGCCCACCAGGCTGCATGCCAGGAACCCTGTCCTAAGACTGCATCCGAAGCACCACCTCAGGTGCTGGAACCCTACTCTCCAGCCTTATTGATAGGGGAGGGCTAGCCACCTCCTCCATTAGAGGCTCCGGAGCTCCTCACCTGGCTTTGGGGACCTCCAAAGGACTGCTACCTATCCTGAAAAAGTTGTCAGAATGGTtcgaggaggaggagctggaagaCTTGGCTTCTATCAGCCCCTGATGGGAAGGCAGGCGGTCCTCCGAGGGCTGTGGCCGGTTCCAGAGCACACTCTGTGGAGAGGATGAGTGGCTCTTCCTCCTGCAGTGGAAAGAGTAGGGCTGTTGGCCAAGGGGTTGCCCCAGGCAAGCCCTTGGCCTACTTTCACTAAATCTCAGGGCCCAGTCTTTACTTCCAGTGGGAGTGGGCATACATCAGTACTCCCTGAGGCTCAGCCACGGGCAGCAAGAGCAGGGTCTTCACGGAAGAACTGTGGCACCCAATTAATGCCTACTGGCCTTAGAGCACATGTTACAAAACAGATTCTTAACTAAGTTCAGTAAAGGCCCCTCCCTCCAAGTGTTATACAAAATCTTGAGCCATTTGTCTAAGGAGAAAgtcatcagattctcaaaggagTTGACTCAAGTCCCCAATTCCCAATCATCGTTTTGTATTcacctgttttcttcttttttctaaactgcccccccccaacacacacacttctcAGGCAAATAATACAAGGGAGCTCCTCCAGGGAGTCCTTTAACATTCAGCTTTCCCTCACCCAGCCCTGTCGCTTCTCCCTTTATGCTCCTGGGCCACCacaggctgtgcccctcaccaACCAGATGGCTGGCCTCCAAGGCCCAGAagagacagcagggcatggagctGTGCTCTTAGTCCTACTGTCATGGGCCCCTTTGTTCCTGGGACTCCCTGGAGCTGGTGACCCTGGGCCACAGCTGTGAGCAAGCTTAGTTCCAGCCTGGCCCCTCACCAAGCTGCTTGAGTCTGTGCTCCTGCAGGGACCAGCTCTATGGCCTCATAGGTGAAGCTCCCAGCGGCTCCTGGGGAGCTCTCCATGACCAGAGAGAAGTCACTGCCAAGGCTGGTGGTGCTGCCACGGTCCTTTCGTCCTGAAAGACGCCAATGCCATCAGTTCACCACATTATCTTCTCCCACGACAGGTCCCCCACCTCTTTCATACCATGTAACTGGAGGAAGAAGTTTCTAGAACAAACAATTCCCGTGTGGTCTATACTGAGAAAGATGCACAGAGGAAGGGTAATCTGCTAGGGCTTGTGACTCACTCAGCATGTAGATATCTTCCAGGTTGAAGCCTGAATCCCGGGCTGGCAAACTCTTCCTCCTGTAAACAGAACCCAGAATGGTGAATTCCGGATTGGGCTGGGGTCTCCTTTGTCCACTCCCCCACATGCTGCCTCCCTGGGAAAGGAACGCCAACCCACAGAGGCAACTCACGGAGTCAGGTCTACCTGGAGTGTTGCAAAATACCAGACCCACTCCAGGCAaagcctgcctcctccctgtcagTTTGGCCCCTTAAGAATTCAAGTCTGGCCAAACACACCGGGAGCCTGAATTTGGAAGGCAAGGGAACTCAGAAAAGCCACAACTCTCACAGGGGTCCTAAGGCAATTGCCAGGCTGGGAGCAGACTCTGCTGGCAGTGATGGGCTGCACAGTGAGTGGCACAGACACGCCTTACAGTAGCCCAGGGAAGGCAACAATCCTCTTGCCTTTGAGAATTGTCTGCTTTGCTGGGGTGTGGGCAGTTAGAAGTCCTCCTGTCCTTGGGCTGGCTTTTCCTACAGTGAATCACCTTGATCTCCTAGCTCGCAGAGACCACTCATCTGTCCCCAGACCTTTTGGACAGTATAACTGCAGGCTGACCTTGGTTATACCTCAGAAGAGCCTCTCCCCCAGGGAACCCTTccctggcctcagagggaaggccagaAAAGGCCAGCCTACCAAGCAtgcagggaagcagggcagggataAGGTGGCAAACAGGACCCTGCCTGCACAGAGTGGCCCTTCCCAGAGTACCCTGGTCCCagtgagagagagcaggcttCTTACCTCTGTGTCTTCAGAGAAGAGAACTCCTCAGAGATGATATGCTTCAAAAAATTGAAGCAGAAGAagaaaatctaaagaaaaaaaaagcaatccccatgAAAACATAGCCTTCTCCAGAGAAGAATCTAGGGGGCAGAATGTGCGGGAGAGGGCAGCCAGCCCCCCTAGTCAGCCCTCTGCTGGATGGCAGTCCCGTTGGGGACCCTGCTGGATATTCTGGTCTGTAAATGGTACGGGTGGTAGAGAGGGCTCAGCAGACTACGCAAATGCActtgggctggggtgagggaggacagGATTGCAAGAAAGCCATGGATTTTCACGCTCTTCAAATTCAACATGCATGTTCTCAAGATACAGAAAAGGATGAAGAACACAGCAGcttcccctctctgcctctccccaagAACCCCAGGGAGAGAGGCTAACAGAGGACAGCTGGGACAGATTATTTTGAGTCAGGAGATTAAATGAACACCAATTAAGGAACACAACAGAAGGGAAAGGAATCAGATTTGGTAGGGGGGACGCCCAGAAATAGTGGTTCAGGAGAACCAGGGGTGAAGGACAGCCACTGTCTAGCCCAGAGCCTGCACTGCTCAGGAGTTGTGAGGGGCAGGTCTAAGGCTGAGGTGGGCAGACAGGAGAAGGCTGCTGACCTAGCCCCACCGACCTTCTCTCTCCCAGCCATCACCCTAGTCAGATGGACCTCCATTGAATGCACACAAGGCAGTCTTTGCAGTTTTTAAACTCCCCAGTGATTCTGAAAAGTGTAGTCCATGTACCCCTCATGGTATCCCAGAGCCCCATATGATCTTctcaaagaaaaaagagggaacaTCAGGTCAGTATGAAAATGTTGTATTACATAATACTAAATAGATGTTTTCACCAAGGACTTTTAGTCTTTAATATGCTAATGTGCTGCGAATCTCAAAGACAAGGGAGACGAAGAGTGCTATTTAATaggcctgttttttgtttttattttttaaagcatcaatgCCTTCCTTccgtttttttaaagataatgtcAAGTCTAATCTGCCTAATATACAAGCTGGATTTGTGAAGCATGTTTTGCCTGGGTGCTGCATAGTAAACAGAGGTGTCTTAAAATAACTGATGGGTAAGGTTAAGAATGGGCCTGACCAGAAGGGTGGGAatggggcagggaagggcagaggggaggcctcAGTCAGAGAAGACCTGCCAGGGATGAGTTAACACGCAGGCAACACCAATGGGCTGGTTGTCACAAACTCGCCAGCACATGCCCCCAGCTCAACAGCCTCTACTGAGCAACCTACTGGACAAATGGAAGCTCTTCTTACCCCACCTCCCAGGTACCCTCAACAAGGGTTATGAATTATAAAAACTGCACATTCAAACGGTTACATATAAAATGCTGCCGTGCATCTTTCTGTCTCAAAGAGagcagctgcccctcccctctcccacccaccatctccctcttccccccacaaaAAGATGAAGAGGCCCCAGGCCATGGAAGGCCCCTCATCTTGAGGGGTTGCTGCAGCGAAAAGTATCAATGTCTTGAGTGTCTGGTGGGGGTAAGAGAAAAGCCCACACCCTGAAGACCAGCCCTCCCAGCTGAGGAGACCTTTTGTATACGCTGAGACATGGCCAGGATTTAAATCCAGACCCCACAGGGCTTAGCCTCATCTTCTGTGGAGTCTCTGAAGGCAGAATCTGGCCTGCTTTGGGGGTGCGGGAGATGGCATGGAGGGCAGAATGTCCTGGGGCACCAGTGAGTCTCAAAACAAGAATGCAGAGGGGTTTTACCTGCCAATTTCAACGCCAAAGTCAATGCCTCTAACAGAGTTCACAGAGGCCTCTCAGGAGCTGGCTTATGAGCTCTGCAGCCCTGGCAGATGCGATAAGTGCTTGGAGGAAGAGATTAGGAAGGGGCAAGGAGCAGCTATGAGAAAGGAACAAAAGAAGGAGGGAGGCACAAGATAAGATGCCTGGAAAAGAAGGCAGCCTCAGGAGAGTGAGAAAGATGCTTCAAGATTCTAAGCGGGGACAGGGGACAGAAGAAAAAGAGCTAACACTGTGTGACGGCTCCCACGCTGGGcatatacactcattctctttgtGAGGTAGCATGATCCACTGCAAAAGACTCAAGGTTATTCACAttacccaaggtcacccaggtaATAAGTGGGACAACtaagattcaaactcaggtctgaCTCTAAATCTGTGTGTGAGGAAAACAAGGGTATTCAAAAAGGCAAATACTGTGAGAAACAGCAAAACAGATGGTGAGGGCAGAGAAGAGCAGGAAGAAGCGACGACTCCTCAGACAGGAAGCAGGCCCTGGAGCCCAGCTGGCCAtgcctgggctagggctgggcTGGTAGTGAGGAGTAGGGCATGGACGGCCCTGGGGCTTAAAAGTTGCTGAGTGAATGTGATGAGAGTGGGGGACAGGGAAGAGCATCTGGGTTTTAGCAGAAGGATGAGGGGCACAGAAAAGGACTTGTAAACTGGTTCCAGAGCTGAGTGCAGGAAACAAGGTCACGCATAAGGAAGGcagaagaaggaaggggaaaaaagctgCCACACGAAGGTCACAGGGAGCGTGTGGGCAAGCGTTATCTCCCAGTGCAGAGGTTTAGAATGGGGCTACTGTGCTGATGTGTTTCCTGCCATGCTGCCTAATATCAGCACACATTGGGAAAGCAATTACCCCTAAAGTGTGGATACCAAGCAGACCGCCATCCTGTCCCTCTTAGGGTGAAAGAGCTCAAGCTCTCAGAGCCCTGGCATGTGCTCGCAGACTGTGAGCAGTACCCACCTCCTCTCCTTTGCTGAGCCGATCTACCAACATGTGCCTGTAACAAAAAGGCAAGGAGGTCAAAGACAGCAGCGCTGAGGCAGGAGGGCAAAGGGGACCCAAGTCACAGGGACTGTGGCTTTGACACCAGCCTCAGGTGGGGCCTGACCTGCACCTTTCAGTTTTTCTCAAGAGGGTGGGAGTGTCCGCACTTCCAACACTAGCACAGAGGCCACTGCACCCATGTACACACAGAAGTAGTTCTCAAGCACTGGCCCCTCCCAAACCTGACATTCCCCAAAGACTTACCCAAAGAGGAACCAGTCATAGGCCACAGTTAGGTAGAGGACCTCAGCAGGCTTCAGGGATGTGTGGATGAGCCCATCCTGGAAGAGGCCGGGGAGACGTGCCAAGATCAGAAAGATGCCTTCCCGGGACAAAGCCCCTCCTCGTTCCAGGAGCTGAATCACAACTACAAACCCAGTGACAACAAGGCTGCCCAACAGCCCCAGAAAAAGGGTTAATCACGACACCTTACTCCAAATCTTCTCTACTTTCTGGAGACAGTCCCAACACTCCCAAAGGGTAGATCGTGGTCGGGGCCTCAAaatgctccctgccccagcccagcccatcatACTCACAGCCCACAAGGAAAGGCGCAGAAGAGAGATGAAGAGGGGGGTCCGATCCCAGCCTGAGATACAGTGTACCAGCAGCCCGCTGTCATCTACTCAGGAACCACAGAGCAGAGGCCCAGAAGAGAAGCAAACACAGTAGATGAGAAGGAAGCGTATCACTCCCTTGGCCTGGTATGAGAGCCAGGCCACCCCtggtctccctcttcctccccaagATTCTCCAATCTAGTCCCACAAAGGGATGGGTGGTGGGTACCCATCTGTCTGCAGCAtccccctcttctttctcctgctACAGGTTCTCAGGGTACTTTTAGGGAAGCAGTGATGCCTCAACAGTCGCCCTGCCCAGGTCATTTAGGTGGGGCTGACCTGCATGTCACCGCCCAGCATTTCTCAGGGAGGGTCGTCCAGATATTTTAGGGCAAAACAATTCAATGTCCCAAGAACATTTAGGATCCGTGGCTAACACCTGCCAAATGCTAGTGGCCCTTTCCTAGTTCCTAAGACACCCAACTTTCCAAAACCACCATGAGGGGCAGTACAGCCCCAGACAGAGAACCATTGCC
This window encodes:
- the MTMR14 gene encoding myotubularin-related protein 14 isoform X10, whose amino-acid sequence is MDELATTIFSQGVQMMPGRMQRTSQRRTVLSGCEFFKEYKDRDYMAEGLIFNWKQDYVDAPLSIPEFLTCSLNIDWSQYQSWDLVQQTQNYLKLLLSIINSDDDSGLLVHCISGWDRTPLFISLLRLSLWADGLIHTSLKPAEVLYLTVAYDWFLFGHMLVDRLSKGEEIFFFCFNFLKHIISEEFSSLKTQRRKSLPARDSGFNLEDIYMLRRKDRGSTTSLGSDFSLVMESSPGAAGSFTYEAIELVPAGAQTQAAWRKSHSSSPQSVLWNRPQPSEDRLPSHQGLIEAKSSSSSSSNHSDNFFRIGSSPLEVPKARSVDHSLPGSSLSTDFGSWQMVTGCGSIQERAVLHPDSSLPFSFPEELPNSCLLAALSERETRLQEVRSAFLAAYSSTVGLRAVAPSPSGAIGGLLEQFVRGVGLRSTSSSTL